From Acidobacteriota bacterium:
CAACATTCTCCAGGTGGTCTGGTGGCGGTTCAATGGCTGGGCCTACCTGGCGTCCTGGATCGCCAACCTGGTCCTGTCGTGGCTCGTGGTCTGGGTGCTGCCGGCCTTCGGAGTCATCCCCGCGCTCCAGGACTATCAACAGTTCTGGCTGCTCATGGTGCTGGGGGCGCTGATCTATGTGCCGGTGACGTTCCTGACCAAGCCCGAGGACATGAAACACCTGGTCAAATATTATGCGATGTCGCGCCCCATCGGTTGGTGGGGCCCCGTCCGGCGCGAAGCCGAAAAGCTCGGCCTGCTCTAAGGAGGTACGCCATGGCTTTCATCCGCAGACACTGGGATCCCAAAGCGGCGGACGAGTGGACCCGTGAGGACTGGATCGCCATCGTCCTGTCGCCGCTCGCCTACGCGGCGTTGATGGTGGGCACGGCGCTCAGCGTGATGCTGATGCCGCTGGGCTACATCATCCTCGCCGCCGGGGTGGTGCTGACGGTGGGGGTGTACTGGATCATCAACCCCAAGCTGTCCACCATATCGGACGCATACGAAAAAAAGCAGCAGGCCTACATCGAGGAGCTCGAGCGGAAGGTCAAGTGGGAGGACGTGCCATGAACGAAGGGTTGAAGATGCTCATGGGGATGTCGCTGGCGTATGTCACCTCGTTCGCCGGTTTGATCCTGGCCTGGTATGCGTATCGCAAGCGCAACCGCGGCGGCTCCGGCGACACGAAGGAGGGCGACCGATGACTGATTTCTGGTTCGGCATCGTGGTGCCCGGGGCGGTGCTCACGTTTTCGTTCCTGATCACGTGGCTGCTATACCGCCATTTTGCTCGTCAAACCGGCAACCGCGAGTAGTAGCCACCGAACACGCGCTATCGCCGGGTTGGCGAGCCGGCGCTCCGTCAAGGCTGAACGGGCGGACCGGCCGGCGCGATCCGGTTGAACGGGATGTTGGCGATGGCATAACGCCGCCAGTCGCGGTAGTCGAAATGCCACCATTCGTAGGGGTAGACTTCGAAGCCCTCGGCGGCCATGGCCTGCCGGAGCACTTCGCGCATCTGCCGCGGCGGCGCCGGACTGCCCCGATAATCGACATGGGCTCGCGGGGTCATCTCGTCATTGCCGCTGGGCATGGCCACCGCGTCGCCCGAGGCCGGCCGGATCAGGGTCACGTCCGCGCCTTCTGGGATAAGCGGTCGGCGGTGTTCACCGGACAATGAACCATCAGTTGAGGGCGGTTGCCGGGGGAAGGACGATCTGGTACTGGTCCAGTACTGGCTGGATCAGCGCCCGTTCCCGGAGACGGCGCGACCTCTGGTTGACCAAACCCTGTTTTCGGAGCGTCTGGTATTCCGGCGTCCGGCGGACGTTGGCCAACAGGGGATTCCGGTCAAAATAGCTCCAGTCGGTGAAGCCGATATCGACGGTCTGCTGCATGAACTTCATGGCTTCATCGGTCTGGCCGCTCATCGAAAAACACTCGGCCATGACCAGCGACAAGTCGTAATCGAGTTTGGCGACACGACGAAAACGCTCGCTCGGGTCGAACGGGGCGCAGTCCCCCTGGAGGCACGCGACCTGATGGCGGATGGCCCGACTCGGCAGCAACTCCGGCATGTTCTTGACGAGACGGTCCGCCGTACCGATGTCGCCCGACATCATGGCCAGGCGGATGTAATCCAACCGCACAAAGTAGTACTGGGGCGAGTCCCGCAGCAGCTTTTCGAGCATCTTCCGCGCTTCGGTCGTCCGTCCCGTTTGGGTAAGATTCCGGACCAGACTGAGCCGAATGAAATCGTGGTCGGGATACAGGCTCAGTGCGTACTGGATCAGGGCGGATGCCGCTTCGTGGTCGCCGTTGAGGCGGAAGATGGTCGCCGCCTGGTTGAACTGCATCAGCTCCAGCCGGTCGGCCCGGAACTGTTCCACCAGCGTCTGCATCGCCTCTTCCATCCGGCCCTGCTGGATATCCAGCAGGACACTCAACCGGAGCAGGGGGCCGTAATCCGGCTGAAGCGACCGGCCTTTCTCCAGGTAATAGCGACTATACGACAGGCTGTCGGGTTCCAGCGAATTCCAGGTGTTGACCGCCTGGAAGTGCAGTTCCGCCAGGCCGGCATACAAGGTCACCGACGGCTCGATCTGCAGGCCCCGCTCCAAAAATGCCTTGGCTTCTTCAAACGCACCCGCTTCGCCGTGGCTCATGTCCTGAATCTTGCCGATGCCCTTGAGGTAGAGTTCATATGCCGTCGGGTTGATCTCCATCTCCGGATTCGCCGGGGGCAGATCCAGCCAGGTCATGTTCTGGCGGTACACCTGTCGCACCATGGTTTGGAGGTTCCCGGCCGACAGCGGGATGCGGTCCGTCCACAGCCGGCTCCCCGCCGTGCTCATCAGCCGATACTCCAATTCGATCGTGCCGGCGCGCGTCAGCAGCCGTCCCGACTGGATGAAATCCGCCCCACGAGCTCGGCTGGCCTTCAGCACCTCCTCCGGCCGGACCGGGCCTTGCGCCAGATCTCCGATGGGCACCACGCTCACAGCGCCGCTCACCGGATAGAGCCGGCTCAATTCGGCCGCCAGTCCCTGGGTGACGAAGTTGAATTCGGATTGTCCCGTTTCATTGACGAACGGCATGATAGCGACCGCGACCGGCCGGGGCGATCCGGACCAGAAGACCCACCAACAGGCAGTTGCCGCCGCCGCTGCCACCGCCGCCACGGCCGCCCATTTCCATCGGGCGCGCGTCGGGACCGCTGGTCGGATGTCCGTCCCGGCTGTGGGGACCTCCGC
This genomic window contains:
- a CDS encoding M15 family metallopeptidase — encoded protein: MPSGNDEMTPRAHVDYRGSPAPPRQMREVLRQAMAAEGFEVYPYEWWHFDYRDWRRYAIANIPFNRIAPAGPPVQP
- a CDS encoding protein kinase; this encodes MNGNQTDPLADTHPVPPAPDPGDPGLIRQPDGIPPRYEVRRRLGSGSFGEVFYAWDRRLERAVCVKVLRKDVLGDGKGDEAKQRFLREAQAAARLQHRHIVTVHDVVEQDGRLAIIMEYVEGETLRDLMQRRGPLDVPTAVRIIGQIGSALAFAHAGGVIHRDLKPANVFLAQDGTVKLGDFGTARVMDKATLTHSDSLIGTPAYMAPEMIRGESVDGRTDIYALGCMAYEMIAGQRPFTDPNLVTVLFQVMHEPPPSLRQRVPDVPAWLDAAVAKAMAKSPADRQQRVEALLADLGAEVPTAGTDIRPAVPTRARWKWAAVAAVAAAAATACWWVFWSGSPRPVAVAIMPFVNETGQSEFNFVTQGLAAELSRLYPVSGAVSVVPIGDLAQGPVRPEEVLKASRARGADFIQSGRLLTRAGTIELEYRLMSTAGSRLWTDRIPLSAGNLQTMVRQVYRQNMTWLDLPPANPEMEINPTAYELYLKGIGKIQDMSHGEAGAFEEAKAFLERGLQIEPSVTLYAGLAELHFQAVNTWNSLEPDSLSYSRYYLEKGRSLQPDYGPLLRLSVLLDIQQGRMEEAMQTLVEQFRADRLELMQFNQAATIFRLNGDHEAASALIQYALSLYPDHDFIRLSLVRNLTQTGRTTEARKMLEKLLRDSPQYYFVRLDYIRLAMMSGDIGTADRLVKNMPELLPSRAIRHQVACLQGDCAPFDPSERFRRVAKLDYDLSLVMAECFSMSGQTDEAMKFMQQTVDIGFTDWSYFDRNPLLANVRRTPEYQTLRKQGLVNQRSRRLRERALIQPVLDQYQIVLPPATALN